A window of Pseudophryne corroboree isolate aPseCor3 chromosome 1, aPseCor3.hap2, whole genome shotgun sequence genomic DNA:
CGGCAACCATCATTATAGTGTCAACGGCCATTTCGGTGCCTCATGAGCAACTTCATCCATGGGGCACCGAAATGGCCGTTGACACTATACTGATGTTATGCTACTTTTTCTACATAAATTCATTTTTGGCATTACGTTTTGGATGTGCGGGTTCTCTGTCATGAACTGTATCTACCCCATTATGTGCTGGCACTCTGAGATCTTGTGAAGTGTGTGTGACAAGTCTttttcatatatatgtatatttatttattaacagtttcttatatagcgcagcaaattctgttgcgctttacaattggaaataacaatgctataacaaaacaatgatataacaaaaactGGATAAtaaaaaacagtcatagaggtaggaaggccctgctcgcaagcttacaatttgtagggaaataggcatggatacacaagcataggtgctatctattgcatagttgtccaccagattgcaaaggttcttggtgggctgtatgatatggtcatacagcaatgatgaaccagggtcgagaggaaggatgagaagacgaGAGGATATGTGttaactgtgcagagtggatgcaatttgataggaagatttatgaaagttatgtgggcggtcctggaatttgataagcttgcctgaagaggtgagttttcagggaacacttgaaggtttggagactagaggagaatcttattgtacgtggtagggcattccacagaatgggtgcagcccgatgaaatttctgcagtcgtgagtgggagcaagtaatgcatgtggatgtgaGACGCAGATCTTGAGAAGAgcaaagaggttgggttgggagatattttgagaaaagCGAAGTGatttacgttggtgtagtttggttaatggccttgtgtgagtaaaagtattttatattgaatacggtagaatacaggtaaccaatagagggactgacagagtgaaatctgcagatgatgaacgtctagcgagaaagattagcctcgcagctgcattcagaatggattgtagtggtgagagtcttgttttgggaacaccagttaggagactattgcaataatcaatgcgggagataatgagagcatggtttagagttttagcagtgtctcgtataaggtatggtcgtattttggatatgttttttagatgcatgtaacatgattttgagacagattgaatgtggggaacaaaggacagatcagagtcaaggatgacacctaggcagcgagcttgtgggggagggtagattgtcgagttttcaacagtgatagagatatcaggttggtacctactattggctggtggaaatataattaactctgtctttgaaatattaagtttgaggtggcgagatgtcatccaagatgaaatggcagataggcattcagtgatacggcccagtacagatggggacaaatcaggggatgataggtagatttgagtatcatctgcgtacagatgatactgaaatccaaaagagctgattagtttaccaagagatgaggtatagatagagaaaagcagaggacccaagactgagccttgcggtactccaactgaaagaggtagcaaagaggaggtagattcagagaagcgaacactgaaggagcgattagataagtacaggtaggataggaaccaagaaagggctgtgtctttaagacctagggattgtagtgtttatatgagaagagagtggtcaacagtgtcaaagacagcagatagatctagaacaataagtagtgagtaatggcttttaggcttcgtagtgaccaaatcattaaccactttagtcagtgctgtctctgtggagtgttgggaataaaagcctgactgaagtgggtccaataaattgtgtgagttaagaaagtgtgagtcgagtgtaggcaagtctctcaagtagcttagagagacaagggagcagaaagatagggcagtagtttgagagagtgttatggtcagaattttgttttttcaaaatgggagtaatcactccatgcttgaagagtgaaggaaaaataccagttgagagagagagagagagagattgcagatgttagttaaggtagggatgagcaccagagacagagctttacttatttgtgagggtaaaggatcaagaggagaggtagtagagaagcaggatgagaagagtgatgatacttcatcttcatttgtgggatcaaatgaagagagagcgccagagggttcaggtaaagaactgagcaggttaCTGGCTGCCAAAGCGCATACCATTTtatctcagatcttatcaatcttctccttgaagtaggaagcaagatcttgtgccttgatagtggctggtggggtaggtgagggaggattcagaagtgatttaaatgtattaaagagtcgtttggggttagaggcttgagcagagataagagtttggaaatatgtttgtttggcagtgtccagggcatttctataagagtggtagactgtcttatatgtgaggaagtcacttgaaatatgagatttgcgccactgacgttcaagtttacgtgtgagtttttgtagttgtcttgttaatttagagtgccatggttgacatctaggcctacgtggagtgtgatgggtagctggagccatttcatcaagggctagttctagagtcccgtttaggtgtgatacagccatctcaggagaggttaatgcagaaataggtgaaagcagtttttggagtgaagtggaaagttcttgaagataaattgtgttaatatttctgcggatttgaggaggattggaggacttcagcaacacagagtttgaattaacggtGGAGAGCATGCaactgataaggttgtgatctgagagggagaaaggagtgttagtgagttcagaaatggagcatagtctggtgaatactagatcaaggcagtggccctcccgatgagtagaggagtcagtccattgggagaggccgagagaggaggttagagagagtagtttggaggcatgagaagcagattttggacaatagatagcaatattgaaatcacccatgatgttggtggagatgtcagaggataggaagcgagggagccaggcagaaaaatcttccagaaattgtttgtgaTACCCAGGTGGGCGATAAATAGCTGCAacacagagagagaaaggagagtaaaccctgatggaatgtacttcaaatgatgtaaatgtgagtgatggaacctgtggtagaacagtgtatgcgaaagattgggaaagtaatagtccaactcatcctcctttatggttaccaggcctggaggtgtttgtaaagtggaaaccaccatgtgatagtgctgcaggggaggctgtgtccaattgtgtgagccaggtttctgttatagccagcagattgaagttgttagatatgaggaGGTCATGGAtgaatgttaatttgttacaaacatggtgtggattccataaggcacattttagtgatctggagggtgatggaagacatgtgatgtttatgaggttagctggatttctatattgctgtgaatcaggtgaatgtgagtgatgcaagtggttgggtcctggatttggtgaaaggtcaccggctatcagaagcagaagagagagataaatgtgagtgtcagaggtttgaaagttttttatggtgagaggttgtagatgttattgtcaatgagtataaggAAGTAAAAAGCGCATGAGTATTAATAAGAGGGGAATGAATAATTGAAGGAGCAACATGTACataggggtgagttgctgggagactgaatgatttaatggcctttatgaatattccatgaagagcaatggtgaaaatcaatttgtggtacatagttTGTTTGGGATTAAACCAgagttatctaggctgagagtgtaaggtttcacttgttagAGTAAAatgttcaggtgcctatttactggtgttggtccgctgtatgttaactgagcatgacagagcaaaatgacaaacaggtatgtacagtcacatgcaaatcacaatgtaactggttttatacaaaattggttgcattctgttcttagaggtcatgaggattatagttgGAAAGATATATACATACGCTTAAATGCACACATTATTTTGATTGAGGATGAAAGGAAGTGTGGTTGTTTTGTTGCAACGTTGGTTGggtgtttccgtctgttttcgtcctgcttaagtcctgggtaagtctatattgtaatattttcttaacccttttaaaacaacccttctaagacaaccctgttcagccaggctgctgttcagcctagcatctttccttatgaatggtaagtatccatgtgtgtctgataattgcaatcaaggccttatatatatatatatatatatatatatatatatacactcacctaccataTATCTACCTTCCATATTCGCATAATTTAGGTGAGTTTATAAAGCAGCTGGGAACTTACTAAAGACTGTAATAaggactgtttttttgtttttttaaaagatcCGTTCCCCACACACCACAAAATGATATCAGATGGGTAAGAATTAATTTAATAAAAGCAAATGGattctcatacatatatatatatatatatatatatatatatttatttttgttattaaaacCATTTTGATGAACTAAAGATCAGCGCTTTCTCAGCGTGGCACATGCCGGAGGTACGCTTTAGGTATGAGAGTGCCCTGATCACCCGTCTTTTCATTCTTTGAAGTGTGATGATCCAATTTCTGCCTTTTTCGATGTTCATTGTCTTGTAAGACATGTCTGAGTAAATCATACTCAGCTGTGGGTAACTACATTTTACAGCTATCAATTTATGACACAGAAAGAAGACATCAAATATACACATGCATTTTTGATGTTTGAGAAAGACtggcaaaaaaaaacacacatacattAGCAGATGGAAATGACTGCAtatcctgctgtgtgtgtgggggaagggggtaccATAATGGTCTTCACTTTCAATGCAAACAATGTGAAAGTGCCCATAGAAAAAATAAGGAATATTTATAGACAtactgtaccatacttgcctactctcccggaatggccgggaggctcccgaaaattgtgtgaccctcccggccccacggaagagcaggcaggtCTTTCGATTCGCGGGTTCCCCCCTGcccatccgcccacttagtgtgtaaagtgggcggtccgggtagtcgatgacgcgattcttgcagagcGGGGgccgtggcttaaaggaggcatcatcgtgaccccacccttgctccgcccccgccccgcctctggcccaccccctcctcttcgtcTCAGCCTccactgcccgccctctgagccgacctggctgctctctcccgcagagagcagccagaatgtcggtaactatgtACTGTACACATAAACAAATGGGCACACTTGAACCAAAGaatgaaggttcaaaaagggttgagattacctaaaggataaaaaaaagggggcagactagatgggccaagtggttcttatctgctgtcaaattctatgtggtGTGCAGCACAATTTCTTTTGTATTATCATACACCTAATATGTGTGATTGTTGCAGAATCAGATTTTCAAATGAGCTTACATATATGTCCTCCTCCATGCTATTCATGGCAACCATGACTGCTATTCGTGGCTACCATGACTGTTTTGGCGCAAATAGTGTGCCAGCAACTGTGCGCGGGCATGTGTGTACGCACCCACTTCCATAGGAATGCCTGTTGCCTACGCTCCCACAAACGGGTTGCAGGCTACCGTGGCTAATCCGTACTTACCTACTTTACATTTGTCCTCTCtgagagaagcccggagaggagatgcaggAAATTTGCCTCGATTCATGCAAATTTGCATAGGGGCAGGGCCAAAGTGACACATTTACATAGAAACGCAATGCAGCTAGAATGCACGGAGATTGTACTGATTAATATgatatatatgacacttgtatatctgtgtgcaactgagtatcTGAATTTGTACAGAAAGAGGGTTATTCAGCTTCAGTAACAGTTTTGCTAAGATTGCAAAACTGCTACTGTTAAAATCGCATACGGAGGGccacacagcacagggcaaggccatccagggCCACACAGctcagggcaaggccatccagggCCACACAGctcagggcaaggccatccagcatgttaAGTACCGCCCATTGCGATTGCATCACAGTATTCAGGAAATACCGGTAGCCCCCCTGGATACTGGCTGCTTATCCAGGCACCCGAAGCTAGGTTTCCCGTCGTAGGAAACTCAACAACGTCATCCAGCTGCCCCAAAAACGGCTATGACTTGCCTGCGTTTCCCGCACCACTCTCCAATACCGTGTTCGTCGCCGAccacctgtcaatcacaatgcgagtgCATCCTACCGGGATGCATTGGCATTGTGAAGGGTCACGCGTGCCAAATGTTGACGCTGCGTGTGCGCAGATGGACGAAAATCAGTAGTTTGCACTTTTCTCTGTTTTGCGATACAAGCTGACTACCCCCCAAAGTGCTACTACAgtatgtagcagccacagctttttccaatacaaattctgttctgctccatatacagactcagtcacacgcaatatacaagtgtcatagatCAAATCAATCAGCACAGTTTCCTTGTTATTCCTGCTGTGCTGTAGTTTCGGCAAAAAAGACTTCTCAACGCTAGCAGAGTTACACTGGACCTGACGGCACACTTGtgccaggcatcttgcgctgcatggcgtattgaggccagctgtatgaggacacacctctATATAGTTTATAGTATTGAATACTAAGAATAAGGGGGTGGGTTAAGGGGTTAATTATTTATTAGGGTTAATAAGGATGAAGAGTTTTCTTATTAAAGGAATTACAGATGTAATTAGGAGTTTAATGTACATACATGTAATTATTTTATGATATTGTGGCATGATGCCATGTCTCTGGATGGAAGAGTAGCTGCAGAGAAAGAAAAGGGTGGGTTAGAGCCTGAAAGACACAGGAGCTGGGGGCTGGAGATGCTGAGACATGGAGGCAGATGAGGTTACAGATGCAGACACACAGGAGGGGATTGTGCTACAGACACAGGGCTAGGAAGACACAGGGGTATGTACTGGAGATACACAGGGGAGGTGGGAGGAATGAGGCTGGTGAGACAAGTGGTATGTGTTGATGGCTGACTGCCCTGTACCGACcaggtattatatggcagtcactaatgctgtctgcatTATATGGCGGTCTGTAATGCTGTCTGCATTATATGACAGTAACTAATGTTgtttgtattatatagtggtcactaatgctgtctgcattatatggcagtcactaatgctgtctgtattatatggcggtctctAATGCTGTCTGCATTATATGACAGTAACTAATGTTgtttgtattatatggcgtcattaATGCTGTCTGCATTATATGACAGTAActactgctgtctgtattatacagTATGGCGGTCATATATTTAGAAGGTGACTAGAATTTACAGAGAGATTAGTCTTTGCCTGGCTTGGGTGACAGAAAGCCTAGCTTCACAGCTGTGATTGTGAATGTATGCAATACAACAGTGACAGTGAAAAGGGACACATTTTTCCTTACGGCCTTATTGCTGGTGTAGGCTGAGATAAATAAGCAATGTTCCCGGTGTCATACTTCCCTTAGTCATGCCTGACCTGACAAAACCTTGTATGTTCTATGCATTGTGTGCTATTCAATGGACGATTCCTTCCTCCGCAGCTGCCTCATAGTGTCTGCCACGGAAAGCAGCAATAGACTGAGATACAGGACAATAGGAAAGGAACTCTGCTAGTGTTGTTTTTCCTCCTTGCATTGGAAGTAAAATATGCTATTCATATTTATTCACAGTATTCATCTGCTCTGACATAGGATACCAGCCCATATACTGTAACTCTCAATTATTTCTCACAATAAGATTTGAATGACAAACTTAATTGGGTGTAATAGAGCAACAGAGTTTGTTCTGTAAATGCCAATAAGTTATACAATTAAATTACATTAATTACGGGCTGTTTTTCTATAAAGCCCACTTAATCAGAGACGCCAGCCCTTTCATCGTGTTCTAGCTTAGCAAAGCTTTGCCCACCTCTCACAGATTGCTATTCCCCTTTGTTTCATATCTCAAAAACCACGAATCCATCTTTAATTAGGTTTAACGTCAGAACTTCAATAAGAatacagagagaaaataaaaaaaataaagacacCCGGGATTAGACAGCCTGGCGTTCTTATCTTTAAAGCACTTAATTATGTGATGTGGTTTTGATAGGAGATTGTATTTTTCAATATTGCTTTATTTCACTTCTTTCTTGTGTTTTGCAGGATGGCTTTGATTTGCCCACAGATCAGGGGACATGTAATATATGGCATTTGGAGCATGATGCAAGTCCAGGCTGGGTTAAGGGAGCGATAGAGAAGGTAGTGTGCAACTGTTTCTTCTCCTCTAGCTGGCTgtctcatactgcagtgtttgcccAGTGTATGGGCACATTCTGTAAGTCTAGAGCCACAGTTTGAGTTATTTGTGTGGTATACATATAGAATGTTGTCATGCTCTGCATGGAACATGTCACAATGACATAATGTCGacatgacttagggcctaattcagacctgatcgctaggctgctaaaattgttgtcctgcgatcagatagtcgccgaccaAGGGGAGTCTATattccccatgcaagtgtgcgatcacatgtgtacgccgagctgctaaaaatcttTCCACTGCAAattcgttcgcacctcactcaccaggacttactcctacagtgcgatcagaacgggctgatcggtgccggagctgatgtcacacaccctccctgaaaatgcttgggcacgcctgcggttttcctgacactcccagaaaacggccagttaccacccacaaacggcctcttcctgtcaatcagcatgcgaatggctgtgcgattagaatttccGCGCCAGcttgtcactgaccggcgatgcctgttgttgtttggcgacgtgcatgcgcattgcagtgcatacgcatgcgcagttaatcactgatcgcccgctgtgcgaaaacgcacaacagcgatcaggtctgactcaccCCTTTAATGTCCGCATTGTGACTATTGACAATAGAATGTTAGGCTGCAGGTTAGGCACACTGTATTTGCCACGGCAATGCAAGACCACATGGCAGACTGCCGACATTCACAAAGTTGATATCTCAATGGCGACTTTGTGAACGCCGATGGAATCCAGTCTATGGTAACATTCTACGTGTCTACATTTAGACATACTGGTGTCGATACAatggaaaaaaatgttttattattaaaataattaTGTAAAAATAATGaatttaataataattaataatttattGAATCTGCTACTGGGAGACCAGATTATGCATGCACGGGAGCAGACCCGGACCGGACAGTGAAACAGGAAAAATACTCTTACTGCTGCAAGTCACTACTGCCCCAGATTTTTGTGTTAAAGTACAACTATTCTTACCATTTTTATATGTAGCAACAGCCAGTGGCAACACTGAGGTTAGGAAACCTGGTGTGGCCAATAGCCCCCCTATTTGGGTGAGCGAACCCAAAAAGGGGCCGTTACTTCCCAGAAAGGGTTGTGGCCTCAGAGAAGTCCCCCGTTCATGTCAATATTGGGGCTGTGGCCTCACGGAAAACCCCTCTTCCGGATATATCACTGGGGGCGTGTCAGAATTTCTGGTGATGCTGTGCTGCCCCTGGAGACTTTGGCTGTACTGCTGtctcctactcagtgacaggagctggacaTTGCAGGAGAATGTCATACTGCAGCACCCATTCTGGTTTCATCCCTTGGATGGTTGACACCTACAGTAGGTTCAGCCCAGACGCCCCTTGTGACACCACAGGCAACAGCATATTCTCTTGCACTTTACAATTTGGCTAAGGGAGACTTTCCTTTGGTGGAATAAGCAGGAAATATATTCTGTTGCAGAATGTTCAGAGCTTGACCCCTGAGCTACAAACTTTTTGTATGCTGCGCTAGTATTGCATTGCCCCAACACTTTTGCTGACCACACACATAGCAATGCAGCAGGAGGAGAACTGCCCAATTTTCCCACTTACACTAGCAGTCAGCTGGATGAGATCCAGCCATTTGGCTGCGGAGTTAATAGAGCAATGGGTGAAAGGATTAGCCGTCGTCACCAACACACGTAATATTGATCTGATCAATACTGATTGGGTGAGCATATGTCACATAGACCAATAGCCCAATATCGCTGCAGACACTGCTGCTTATGTGACCATATTCATGTTCCCTGCTAATAATTTTTCCCAGTCTGATGACCTGAACCATTAAATAATCCTGCTATGCATATTACATTGCATGGACTATAAATAGATTATTCTTACGCTGCTGCAGGACACAGCTGGTACTAACATTATGACGGTTTTTCTAGGGACGTCGATGTTGCTACGTATTTCTCTTTCAAAGCCACTGAAAAGTGTGCTGACGAGCTCATGTTTCACATAAAGCAAAGCAGGGAAGGCGATTCTTTTGTAGACAAACAAAACATCAGCGTGGTAGTATTGTGTCATTGTGTAGAGTGACTATTCCTATCTCTTCCTTACTTCCAGGTACACTGGACAACTGGTAAGCTGAACTGTCCCTATTGCAGGGCACGGCTCGGGGCCTTTAACTTTGTTGGCAGCACAAAATGTTCCTGCGGCCGGCTTACAGCCATACGTCTGTGCAAGAGCAAGATTGATGTAGACATTAGAGCCATAATGCAATGCCCATTTCTGTCTGCTTCGGCATCTCAGACACAATTTGACAAGCAAACCAGACATGGGATAGCGAAACAACTCGTCAATAACTGGAGTCAAATGTTCTCAACTATGGACAGAAATAAGGATGCCCCAGGAATGTTAGTGGAGGCACTGTGTCTTGAAGTGCCAGCGTTTGACAAATACTGCGAGCAGAGTGGAAAAAAATCTCTCTCCACCTTAAATGTCAAGAAATATAATTCTACATCAAAAGAGAAGAAGGAAAGCCGTAGAGGAAATATGTTTCATAGAAAATCAAATAGTTTGGACATAGACATCAAAGAACAAATGCTGCCGAATTTCTATAACAACATGATGGGGACACTTAGTGTCAAACAAAGACAATCTGAAGGACCACATTTTAGCTCAGACAGTGCTAGTTGTAATAATAACTATAGCAACTGCCATACATTTGACATTAATAGATCACAAGCAAGATTTGTAGTGTCTGCAGAAAACAGTTCAAGAGTTAGTGAATTGCTTTACCATAGAACAATCCCGACCATTCCAGGACTTCAAGAGGACAATGGTCAATCTTCATCTTTAGTGTCCATCGCCCCAGCAGCATCAACACCCAGAGGAGATTGTATCCTGTCCTCAGTGGACCTTCCCACTCATCCAGCACCGCACAGATCAATGGCAGTTAGCCAAAGGTTAAACAAGCGGGAAATAAACAAATTGAAGAACCTAAGAAGAAAACAGAAGAAAAGAGAGAAGTGGTTCCATGGACAGAAACAGGTAAACCAACTCTAATCAATGAAGTTAcactgaattgtgtgtgtgtgtgtgtgtgtgtgtgtgtgtgtgtgtgtgtgtgtgtgtgtgtgtgtgtgtgtgtgtgtatatatatatatatatatatatatatatatatatacactgctcaaaaaaataaagggaacactaaaataacacatcctagatctgaatgaatgaaatattcttattaaattctttgttctttacatagttgaatgtgctgacaactaaatcacacaaaaattatcaatggaaatcaaatttattaacccatggaggtctggatttggagtcaccctcaaaattaaagtggaaaaacacactacaggctgatcc
This region includes:
- the RNF180 gene encoding E3 ubiquitin-protein ligase RNF180 isoform X1, whose translation is MSHKGEPVLLRCWKCRKCVANSDCLIKDQDLITSQDGFDLPTDQGTCNIWHLEHDASPGWVKGAIEKVHWTTGKLNCPYCRARLGAFNFVGSTKCSCGRLTAIRLCKSKIDVDIRAIMQCPFLSASASQTQFDKQTRHGIAKQLVNNWSQMFSTMDRNKDAPGMLVEALCLEVPAFDKYCEQSGKKSLSTLNVKKYNSTSKEKKESRRGNMFHRKSNSLDIDIKEQMLPNFYNNMMGTLSVKQRQSEGPHFSSDSASCNNNYSNCHTFDINRSQARFVVSAENSSRVSELLYHRTIPTIPGLQEDNGQSSSLVSIAPAASTPRGDCILSSVDLPTHPAPHRSMAVSQRLNKREINKLKNLRRKQKKREKWFHGQKQINKSYITTEEDDELIREKESYTCAVCLDVYFNPYMCSPCRHIFCEPCLRTLARDNPTRTPCPLCRTNITSVDFQPDLSKSSVAFFPNEYRRRKQSFRRANCAKWPLPSCNILFRVLGDFRRHIDPVARRQFPHGGQRFDFEDESRGWRFNLDMFIIYIFSVNWIIGFILFCLLCYFLFKLVFWS
- the RNF180 gene encoding E3 ubiquitin-protein ligase RNF180 isoform X2, which produces MSHKGEPVLLRCWKCRKCVANSDCLIKDQDLITSQDGFDLPTDQGTCNIWHLEHDASPGWVKGAIEKVHWTTGKLNCPYCRARLGAFNFVGSTKCSCGRLTAIRLCKSKIDVDIRAIMQCPFLSASASQTQFDKQTRHGIAKQLVNNWSQMFSTMDRNKDAPGMLVEALCLEVPAFDKYCEQSGKKSLSTLNVKKYNSTSKEKKESRRGNMFHRKSNSLDIDIKEQMLPNFYNNMMGTLSVKQRQSEGPHFSSDSASCNNNYSNCHTFDINRSQARFVVSAENSSRVSELLYHRTIPTIPGLQEDNGQSSSLVSIAPAASTPRGDCILSSVDLPTHPAPHRSMAVSQRLNKREINKLKNLRRKQKKREKWFHGQKQTSANLLLLSFQMNIVEENKVFGELIVQSGPYLAAIYCSEFWEISEDTLILWQEGSFRTGDKDLTLKMKVAAGDSTWTCSLYIFSL
- the RNF180 gene encoding E3 ubiquitin-protein ligase RNF180 isoform X3 → MQCPFLSASASQTQFDKQTRHGIAKQLVNNWSQMFSTMDRNKDAPGMLVEALCLEVPAFDKYCEQSGKKSLSTLNVKKYNSTSKEKKESRRGNMFHRKSNSLDIDIKEQMLPNFYNNMMGTLSVKQRQSEGPHFSSDSASCNNNYSNCHTFDINRSQARFVVSAENSSRVSELLYHRTIPTIPGLQEDNGQSSSLVSIAPAASTPRGDCILSSVDLPTHPAPHRSMAVSQRLNKREINKLKNLRRKQKKREKWFHGQKQINKSYITTEEDDELIREKESYTCAVCLDVYFNPYMCSPCRHIFCEPCLRTLARDNPTRTPCPLCRTNITSVDFQPDLSKSSVAFFPNEYRRRKQSFRRANCAKWPLPSCNILFRVLGDFRRHIDPVARRQFPHGGQRFDFEDESRGWRFNLDMFIIYIFSVNWIIGFILFCLLCYFLFKLVFWS